In Vicingus serpentipes, the following are encoded in one genomic region:
- a CDS encoding TAT-variant-translocated molybdopterin oxidoreductase: MANTKKYWKGLEQLNEDPNFLASTKNEFPEHLPVDEFLGDKESLENTSTTRRDFLKFLGFGVAAASLAACETPVTKAIPYLNKPEEITPGVANYYASTYFDGNDYAPILVKTREGRPIFISGNKSSSLTKGAVNARINSSVLSLYDNNRLKKPMMNGSESDWASLDKAITKDLAGAKNIKFLSNTIISGTAKQIINGLVKVEGEEIDQATKNEVLVQYNPISYSGILNANQESFGKMAIPTYNFAKAKTIVSVGADFMGNWLDALMYVNDYAQTRKPDNDWMSKHYQIEANMSLSGTNADVRIPVKPSEYGAILAQIYSKLGGSLNASNAKYDAFVNAIVKDLKSTKGESIVVCGSNDKNVQVIVNAINSLLENYGKTIDLNRHSNTKQGDDKALLALMKEMNAGEVDALFINGIDPVFTLGQEFKAALAKVKTTVCFTTKMNDTAAACKYVAASNHQLESWSEANPVEGYYSLGQPTISPLFDTRQPEECLLKWNGNNDSYYDYLRKGWETNVFNKQSSQLFFNDFWNKVLHDGVVEFPVEAKELAPFSGDVAAAYNAVKSIKGGDLEIELTQNIGVGDGSGADNPWLQEMPDPLTKVTWDNYVTMNPAEMQEKGYNIKLGQEELINVVNISVNGKTVENLPVVAQPGQAKGTIGVALGYGKVVGNMAEPTGKNAYPLVALTKQGFNYYGVATTVDVDMEYHIAATQTQQTIMGRDSIIRETTFDTYKKGNKSDYNPAHTLLFHEKGEAVQKNIKEIDLWGAQPVENIGHRWGMSIDLNTCTGCSACVTSCVSENNVAVIGKDEVRRGRIMHWLRIDRYYSSEHQEVGKIGETHEKTKAAEDLGGIGAYSAMEFAADNPSVVHQPMMCQHCNHAGCETVCPVAATTHSNEGLNMMAYNRCIGTRYCANNCAYKVRRFNWYNYKAYNKFSDFNPSQDDLGRMVLNPDVVVRSRGVMEKCSLCVQQIQAGKLEAKKAGAKVVDGSIQTACSSACPTNAITFGDLNDNSSKVAEGMNHDRAYRVIEEVGQQPNIYYQTKVRNLQNNEA; encoded by the coding sequence ATGGCTAATACAAAGAAATACTGGAAAGGATTAGAACAATTAAATGAAGACCCTAACTTTTTAGCGTCTACTAAAAATGAATTTCCTGAGCACTTGCCTGTAGATGAGTTTTTAGGTGATAAAGAATCTTTAGAAAACACTTCTACTACTAGAAGAGATTTTTTAAAGTTTTTAGGATTTGGTGTTGCTGCTGCTTCATTGGCTGCTTGTGAAACGCCGGTAACTAAAGCTATACCTTACTTAAATAAACCTGAAGAAATTACACCAGGTGTTGCTAATTATTATGCATCTACTTATTTTGATGGTAATGATTATGCTCCTATCTTGGTTAAAACGAGAGAAGGTCGTCCAATATTTATTAGTGGAAATAAATCATCATCTTTAACTAAAGGTGCTGTTAATGCTAGAATAAATTCTTCGGTATTATCGTTATATGATAATAATAGGTTAAAAAAACCTATGATGAATGGAAGTGAATCAGATTGGGCTTCTCTAGATAAAGCTATTACTAAAGATTTAGCAGGAGCTAAAAACATTAAGTTTTTATCAAATACGATAATTAGTGGAACAGCTAAACAAATTATAAATGGTTTAGTAAAAGTTGAGGGAGAAGAAATTGATCAAGCTACTAAAAATGAAGTATTGGTTCAGTATAACCCTATTTCTTACTCAGGTATTTTAAATGCAAACCAAGAGTCATTTGGTAAGATGGCAATACCAACATATAATTTTGCAAAAGCTAAAACAATAGTTTCTGTTGGTGCTGATTTTATGGGTAACTGGTTAGATGCGTTAATGTATGTTAATGATTATGCTCAAACTCGAAAGCCAGATAATGATTGGATGTCTAAGCATTATCAGATAGAGGCAAACATGTCATTGTCAGGAACTAATGCAGATGTTAGGATTCCTGTTAAACCTTCTGAATATGGAGCTATTTTAGCTCAAATTTATAGTAAATTAGGAGGGAGCTTAAATGCTTCTAATGCAAAATACGATGCATTTGTTAATGCTATAGTAAAAGATTTAAAATCTACAAAAGGAGAATCAATTGTCGTTTGTGGTTCAAATGATAAAAATGTTCAAGTTATTGTAAATGCTATTAATTCTTTATTAGAGAATTATGGTAAAACAATTGATTTAAACAGACATTCTAATACTAAGCAGGGTGATGATAAAGCTTTGCTAGCTTTAATGAAAGAAATGAATGCTGGAGAGGTTGATGCTTTATTTATAAATGGTATTGATCCAGTATTTACTCTTGGTCAAGAATTTAAGGCTGCGTTAGCAAAAGTAAAAACTACTGTTTGTTTTACTACAAAAATGAATGACACTGCTGCTGCATGTAAATATGTTGCTGCAAGTAATCATCAGTTAGAATCATGGTCTGAAGCGAATCCTGTTGAAGGGTATTATTCATTAGGTCAGCCTACTATTTCTCCATTATTTGATACAAGACAACCAGAAGAGTGTTTGTTGAAATGGAATGGAAATAATGATTCTTATTATGACTATTTAAGAAAAGGATGGGAGACTAATGTTTTTAATAAACAATCTTCTCAATTATTCTTTAATGACTTTTGGAATAAAGTATTACATGATGGGGTTGTTGAATTTCCAGTTGAAGCTAAAGAATTAGCTCCATTTAGTGGTGATGTTGCTGCTGCATATAATGCAGTTAAGTCAATTAAAGGAGGAGATTTAGAAATTGAATTAACTCAAAATATTGGTGTTGGAGATGGCTCAGGGGCTGATAACCCTTGGTTACAAGAAATGCCAGATCCATTAACTAAAGTTACCTGGGATAATTATGTAACTATGAATCCTGCAGAAATGCAAGAAAAGGGATATAACATTAAATTAGGCCAAGAAGAATTAATTAATGTCGTTAATATTAGTGTAAATGGTAAAACTGTTGAAAATCTCCCTGTAGTAGCTCAGCCAGGTCAAGCTAAAGGAACAATAGGTGTTGCTTTAGGTTATGGTAAGGTTGTTGGGAATATGGCAGAACCTACAGGTAAAAATGCTTATCCTTTAGTTGCTTTAACTAAACAAGGTTTCAATTATTATGGTGTTGCAACAACTGTTGATGTTGATATGGAATATCATATTGCAGCTACACAAACACAACAAACAATAATGGGTAGAGACTCTATTATTAGAGAGACTACATTTGATACATACAAAAAAGGAAATAAATCAGATTATAATCCAGCTCATACTTTATTGTTTCATGAAAAAGGTGAAGCCGTTCAAAAGAACATAAAAGAGATTGATTTATGGGGAGCACAACCAGTTGAAAATATTGGTCACAGATGGGGTATGTCAATCGACTTAAACACTTGTACTGGATGTAGTGCATGTGTTACGTCATGTGTTTCTGAAAACAATGTTGCAGTTATAGGAAAAGATGAAGTAAGAAGAGGTAGAATAATGCACTGGTTAAGAATAGATAGATACTATTCTAGTGAGCATCAAGAGGTTGGTAAGATAGGTGAAACTCATGAAAAAACGAAAGCAGCTGAAGATTTAGGTGGTATTGGAGCTTATTCTGCTATGGAATTTGCAGCTGATAACCCTAGCGTTGTTCATCAGCCAATGATGTGTCAGCATTGTAATCATGCAGGTTGTGAAACAGTTTGTCCTGTTGCAGCAACCACACATAGTAATGAAGGTCTAAATATGATGGCTTATAACCGTTGTATAGGTACTAGATACTGTGCTAATAACTGTGCTTATAAAGTAAGAAGATTTAACTGGTACAATTATAAAGCGTATAATAAATTTTCAGATTTTAATCCTTCTCAAGATGATTTAGGACGTATGGTACTTAATCCAGATGTTGTTGTTAGATCTAGAGGAGTAATGGAAAAATGTAGTTTATGTGTACAACAAATTCAAGCTGGTAAGTTAGAAGCGAAAAAAGCTGGTGCTAAGGTTGTGGATGGATCTATTCAAACTGCATGTTCTTCAGCTTGTCCTACAAATGCAATAACATTTGGAGATTTAAATGATAATTCAAGTAAAGTTGCTGAAGGTATGAATCATGATAGAGCATACAGAGTAATTGAAGAGGTTGGACAACAACCAAACATATACTATCAAACTAAAGTAAGAAACTTACAAAATAACGAAGCTTAA
- a CDS encoding ligand-binding sensor domain-containing protein, whose product MLLSQQVVSQQYNFINYSVEQGLVQSQIGALCQDERGYIWVGTYGGVSKFDGVNFQNYSNNNGLINNQVNSIFKDSKNNLWFGSLGGVSVKKGDKFESISFKYDLSNFFVLNISEDKEGNLWFATDGGGVVKYSDGILTYYDINSSDNENNNYVRHIFCDTFNNKWLSTRNGVFILDVLGEVKDTIQNINATQVLIEDNGNFWCSTFGNGVIHATSDTSYFLTTNDGLISNHIRSFIKKSDRSVWLVSKAGISKLSRKGIKNFTQKDGLVNENVKTIIEDIEGNLFLGTDGGGLIKFTDEAFISYTEKDGLNSSIIMSVAENPQGSLWFSTYGNGICKMEKELYAFYGEELGLGNNTVWCSILDYQNRIWFGTSTGFSVFDGKRFKTYDLNKGLNANKVYALSEDVNKNIWIGSKEGLSILFIEKDSIYNFSEEKAVAKNIRFILNESSSSIWICSSEGLINYNPKTEIIYEYTTDNGLPDNSVMNILKDKNGKFWVGTKNGLVYIQNKNVVKVPIEGDYSSNNINFLNQDKYDNLWLGTNNGLYRLALNDSNHYNSSSFTRYSNLDGLKSLECNQNASFIDSENNLWFGTSLGLMKHPLKQEEKIVAYPKINLKDVRLFFEKQDWIKVTRKTLNQDNLPDNLVLRYNKNHLTFDFDGIYHRSPDKVRFRFKLDGFDENWQPVTKANFVTYSNIPPGSYVFNLSASIDMLNWTEPKAFSFEIRPPFWFTWWFYLLTIVAVAAIIRLIVNRRIKFLERERSTELIKNQAKMQELEQQALNASLNRHFIFNALNSIQYYINRQDRLSANKYLSSFAKLVRKNLDSSMENETAIDDEIERIELYLKLEQMRFQDKFDYEINCESSVLNNNIKIPSMLLQPFVENSIWHGILPREKQGKVVVEVKKHDSAITIIIRDNGIGIETSLKTKENKEQLHVSKGMALTKGRINLLSKMSKKSCYVQGPYQIYEKDGSIAGTEVSIIINLQEI is encoded by the coding sequence TTGCTTTTATCACAGCAAGTTGTTTCTCAACAGTATAATTTTATAAATTATTCCGTTGAACAAGGATTGGTGCAATCTCAAATTGGTGCCCTTTGCCAGGATGAAAGAGGATATATATGGGTAGGAACTTATGGAGGAGTTTCGAAATTTGATGGGGTTAATTTTCAAAATTATTCGAATAATAATGGATTAATTAATAATCAAGTTAATTCAATATTTAAAGATTCAAAAAATAATCTTTGGTTTGGTTCTTTAGGTGGCGTTTCTGTAAAAAAAGGAGATAAGTTTGAGAGTATTTCTTTTAAGTATGATTTAAGTAATTTTTTTGTTTTAAACATATCAGAAGATAAAGAGGGTAATCTTTGGTTCGCTACAGATGGAGGAGGTGTTGTGAAATATAGTGACGGAATTTTAACCTATTACGATATAAATTCTTCTGATAATGAGAACAACAATTATGTAAGACATATATTTTGTGATACATTTAATAATAAATGGCTTTCCACTCGTAATGGAGTATTTATTTTAGATGTTTTAGGTGAAGTAAAAGACACTATTCAAAATATTAATGCTACCCAAGTACTAATTGAAGATAATGGGAATTTTTGGTGTAGCACATTTGGTAATGGTGTTATTCATGCTACTTCAGATACTTCTTATTTTTTAACCACAAATGATGGATTAATAAGTAATCACATTCGGTCGTTTATCAAAAAATCAGATCGATCAGTGTGGTTAGTTTCTAAAGCAGGTATTTCAAAACTTAGTAGAAAAGGGATTAAAAACTTCACACAAAAGGATGGTTTAGTAAATGAAAATGTAAAAACAATAATTGAAGATATAGAGGGGAATTTATTTTTAGGAACAGACGGGGGAGGATTGATCAAATTTACTGATGAGGCTTTTATTAGTTATACAGAAAAAGATGGATTAAATAGTAGTATAATTATGTCTGTAGCTGAAAATCCTCAAGGATCCTTGTGGTTTTCCACTTATGGAAATGGCATTTGTAAAATGGAAAAAGAGTTGTATGCATTTTATGGTGAAGAGCTAGGTTTAGGAAATAATACAGTGTGGTGTAGCATACTTGATTATCAGAATAGAATTTGGTTTGGCACTTCAACTGGATTTTCAGTTTTTGATGGTAAAAGATTTAAAACCTATGATTTAAATAAAGGGTTAAATGCAAATAAAGTTTATGCATTAAGTGAAGATGTAAATAAGAATATATGGATAGGTTCTAAGGAGGGACTTTCAATATTGTTTATTGAAAAGGATAGTATTTATAATTTCTCAGAAGAAAAGGCCGTAGCTAAAAATATTCGATTTATATTAAATGAATCATCTTCTTCAATATGGATTTGTTCTTCGGAAGGGCTGATTAATTATAATCCGAAAACTGAAATTATCTATGAATACACAACAGATAATGGGTTGCCAGATAATAGTGTTATGAATATTCTTAAAGATAAGAATGGTAAGTTTTGGGTTGGAACAAAAAATGGATTGGTTTATATTCAGAACAAAAATGTTGTAAAAGTTCCTATTGAAGGTGATTATTCATCAAATAACATCAACTTTTTAAATCAAGATAAATATGATAATTTGTGGTTAGGAACAAATAATGGCTTATACCGGTTGGCTTTAAATGATTCTAATCACTATAATTCATCATCTTTTACTCGTTATTCAAATTTAGATGGGTTAAAAAGTTTAGAATGTAATCAAAATGCTTCATTTATTGATAGTGAAAATAACTTGTGGTTTGGTACAAGTTTAGGGTTAATGAAGCATCCCCTAAAGCAAGAGGAAAAAATAGTTGCATATCCAAAAATAAATTTAAAAGATGTAAGATTATTTTTTGAAAAACAAGATTGGATTAAAGTCACAAGAAAAACATTAAATCAAGATAACTTACCAGATAATTTAGTCTTAAGATATAATAAAAATCACCTTACATTCGACTTTGATGGAATTTATCATCGTAGTCCAGATAAAGTAAGATTTCGTTTTAAACTTGATGGCTTTGATGAAAATTGGCAACCCGTTACAAAAGCAAATTTTGTAACATATTCTAATATTCCTCCAGGATCTTATGTTTTTAATTTGTCGGCATCTATTGATATGCTAAATTGGACAGAACCTAAGGCTTTTAGTTTTGAAATAAGACCTCCTTTTTGGTTTACTTGGTGGTTTTATTTGCTAACAATAGTTGCTGTTGCTGCTATAATTAGATTAATTGTGAATAGAAGAATTAAATTTTTAGAAAGAGAACGTTCAACAGAGTTAATTAAAAATCAGGCTAAAATGCAAGAACTTGAGCAACAAGCTCTAAACGCCAGTTTAAATAGACACTTTATTTTTAATGCATTAAATTCTATTCAATATTATATAAATCGGCAAGATAGATTGTCGGCAAATAAATATCTTTCAAGTTTTGCCAAATTGGTTAGAAAAAACTTAGATAGTTCAATGGAAAATGAAACAGCAATTGATGACGAAATAGAACGTATAGAACTTTATTTAAAGTTAGAACAAATGCGTTTTCAAGATAAGTTTGACTATGAAATTAATTGTGAATCTTCAGTTTTAAATAATAATATTAAAATACCTTCAATGCTCTTACAACCCTTTGTCGAAAATTCTATTTGGCATGGAATCTTGCCAAGAGAAAAACAGGGTAAAGTTGTAGTAGAAGTTAAAAAGCATGATAGTGCAATTACGATTATAATTAGGGATAACGGAATTGGGATTGAAACAAGTCTTAAAACCAAAGAAAATAAGGAGCAATTACATGTCTCTAAGGGGATGGCATTAACAAAAGGAAGGATTAATTTATTGAGTAAGATGTCAAAAAAATCATGTTATGTCCAAGGACCTTATCAAATTTATGAAAAAGATGGATCTATTGCGGGTACAGAAGTTTCAATAATCATTAATTTGCAAGAAATTTAA
- a CDS encoding SPOR domain-containing protein, with product MLKKYTIASLLILICFCLKSQTIDAISDSTNHSTNKIHVKKDIRIDAIIETHKKSYREDGYRIQIFSGNKKQPAREAKAKYISLRHKNKAHEIYQQPYFKVRVGDFRTKIEALKFQKEIATHFPNCFIVKDEIDIEELLEN from the coding sequence ATGCTTAAAAAATACACAATAGCATCCTTATTAATTCTTATTTGCTTTTGCTTAAAAAGCCAAACCATAGATGCAATTTCAGATTCAACAAATCATTCTACAAATAAGATTCATGTGAAAAAAGACATTAGAATAGATGCTATTATTGAAACACACAAGAAATCATATAGAGAAGATGGCTATCGAATTCAAATTTTTTCGGGAAATAAAAAACAACCTGCTAGAGAAGCAAAAGCTAAATACATAAGTTTAAGACACAAAAATAAAGCACACGAAATATACCAACAACCTTATTTCAAAGTTAGAGTTGGTGATTTTAGAACAAAAATAGAGGCTCTGAAGTTTCAAAAAGAAATTGCTACACATTTCCCTAACTGCTTTATTGTAAAAGATGAAATTGATATTGAAGAATTATTAGAAAATTAA
- a CDS encoding Nif3-like dinuclear metal center hexameric protein: MKIQEVIQLIEDLAPLSYQESYDNSGLIVGNYKDDVTGVLICLDSTEEVVDEAIANNCNLIIAHHPILFSGLKKLNGNNYIERTILKAIKNDIAIYAAHTNLDNANGGVNYKIAEKIGLTNCKPLVSKKGLLNKLVVFCPVNYANEVRNAMFENGAGAIGDYKECSFNTKGEGTFKSLSGAKPFVGNKNESHTESEIKIEVIVESHLLSGVLSAMFTSHPYEEVAYDLLKLENRLETVGSGLIGELDEEIDEITFLKNVKVDLKTDCIRHTNLLNKKIKKVALCGGSGSFLLPEAIRVDADIFITGDFKYHQFFDAENKIIIADIGHYESEQFTKELIYDILIKKITNFAVRLSEINTNPINYL, from the coding sequence ATGAAAATACAAGAAGTTATTCAATTAATAGAGGATTTAGCACCGCTTTCATATCAAGAAAGTTATGATAATTCAGGGTTAATTGTAGGTAATTATAAAGATGATGTTACTGGAGTTTTAATCTGTTTAGATTCTACTGAAGAAGTTGTTGATGAAGCAATTGCTAATAATTGCAATTTGATTATAGCTCATCATCCCATTTTATTTTCAGGGTTAAAAAAGTTGAATGGGAATAATTATATTGAGAGAACAATTTTAAAAGCAATAAAGAATGATATTGCTATTTATGCTGCGCATACTAATTTAGATAATGCAAACGGAGGAGTTAACTATAAGATTGCTGAAAAAATTGGTCTTACTAATTGTAAACCATTAGTTTCCAAAAAAGGATTATTAAATAAGTTAGTTGTTTTTTGTCCAGTAAATTATGCTAATGAAGTGAGAAACGCAATGTTTGAAAATGGGGCTGGAGCAATTGGAGATTATAAAGAATGTAGTTTTAATACAAAAGGAGAGGGAACATTTAAATCTTTATCAGGAGCAAAACCTTTTGTAGGAAATAAAAATGAATCGCATACAGAAAGTGAAATAAAGATTGAAGTGATAGTTGAGTCACATCTCCTGTCTGGAGTTTTGTCGGCGATGTTTACTTCTCATCCCTATGAAGAAGTTGCTTATGATTTATTAAAATTAGAGAACCGATTAGAAACAGTAGGAAGTGGTTTGATTGGTGAACTTGATGAAGAAATTGATGAAATAACTTTTTTAAAAAACGTAAAAGTTGACTTAAAAACAGATTGTATTAGGCATACAAATCTTTTAAATAAAAAAATTAAAAAAGTAGCATTATGTGGTGGTTCTGGTAGTTTTTTGTTGCCAGAGGCAATAAGAGTAGACGCTGATATTTTTATTACTGGAGATTTTAAATATCATCAGTTTTTTGATGCTGAAAATAAAATAATAATAGCTGATATCGGACATTATGAAAGCGAGCAATTTACGAAAGAATTAATTTATGATATACTTATAAAAAAAATTACTAATTTTGCCGTTCGTTTATCTGAAATAAATACAAACCCAATTAATTACCTTTAA
- a CDS encoding zinc ribbon domain-containing protein → MAKKEATVEERLKALYELQVIDSTIDKIRTIRGELPLEVQDLEDEIAGLEIRLENLNQEIEDLETEISNQKNGITDANNLIKKYEEQQNKVRNNREFDAITKEIEFQKLEIELAEKKIREGGFQLASKQEKIGESKEYLDGRKLDLENKKNELDEITSETQSDEEGLLKKSEKASKVIEERLLTAYTRIRSNARNGLAVVTIQRDSCGGCFNKIPPQRQLDIKMHKKILVCEHCGRILVDSAFDPNYVEDVEEEKPKRRVTRKKKVEA, encoded by the coding sequence ATGGCTAAAAAAGAAGCTACAGTAGAAGAGAGATTGAAAGCATTGTACGAATTACAAGTGATTGATTCTACGATTGATAAAATACGTACAATTAGAGGAGAACTTCCTCTTGAAGTACAAGATTTAGAAGATGAAATTGCAGGGCTTGAAATTAGACTTGAAAATTTAAATCAAGAAATTGAAGATTTAGAGACTGAAATTTCTAATCAAAAAAATGGTATTACTGATGCTAATAACTTGATTAAGAAGTATGAGGAGCAACAAAATAAGGTTAGAAATAACCGTGAGTTTGATGCTATCACTAAAGAGATTGAATTTCAAAAGCTTGAAATAGAATTAGCAGAGAAAAAAATTAGAGAAGGTGGTTTTCAATTAGCTTCTAAACAAGAAAAAATTGGAGAATCTAAAGAATATTTAGATGGTAGAAAGCTTGATTTAGAAAATAAAAAGAATGAGTTAGATGAAATTACATCTGAAACTCAATCTGATGAGGAAGGTTTGTTGAAAAAATCTGAAAAAGCTTCAAAAGTGATTGAAGAAAGATTATTAACTGCTTATACTAGGATTAGATCAAATGCAAGAAACGGATTGGCAGTTGTTACTATTCAAAGAGATTCATGTGGAGGTTGTTTTAATAAAATTCCACCACAACGTCAATTAGATATTAAAATGCATAAGAAAATATTAGTTTGTGAGCACTGTGGTAGAATCTTAGTTGATTCAGCGTTTGACCCTAATTACGTTGAAGATGTTGAAGAGGAAAAACCAAAAAGAAGAGTTACAAGAAAAAAGAAAGTTGAAGCTTAA
- a CDS encoding c-type cytochrome, translating to MNKITKKVKRNVFHRVAFLCLLVLFTNSFSFAQEESDSNNVSLEASASAEDVATVDGEDLVMKGEKLFKANCAACHSIGDNKVVGPGLKGISDRREREWLGKWIINSADLIASGDADANAIFEEYNKVPMPPQPVSEDDIDAILAYIKTPPVKQDVVADVSTEEVVVEEDSSVSLIVFGSVALILLVLLVILNKSRVSIARLAAEKEGVSFDGPVSLMEAFRFTLRNNKGLVAAIVIVLFFTSLVKLMDGAFTIGVHTGYKPEQPIKFSHKIHAGDDKIDCNYCHSSARHSKTSGIPSLNVCMNCHKYIDGSHGKTFSYNGEEYSMEEEIKKIYKALDYDTETQTYGDNPTPVKWIKVHNLPDHVFFSHQQHVTVGNQKCQTCHGPVEEMDVVEQSSPLTMKWCIECHGETGVATKGNGYYDEMHSRMTEEYKDKWLGDDKLTVEEIGGWECAKCHY from the coding sequence ATGAATAAGATAACAAAAAAAGTAAAAAGAAACGTATTTCATAGAGTTGCATTTCTTTGCCTATTAGTTCTTTTTACTAATTCATTTTCTTTCGCTCAAGAAGAATCAGATTCTAATAATGTAAGTTTAGAGGCTTCAGCTTCAGCTGAAGATGTAGCTACTGTTGATGGTGAAGATCTTGTAATGAAGGGGGAAAAGCTTTTTAAGGCGAATTGTGCTGCTTGTCACAGTATAGGTGATAACAAAGTTGTTGGTCCTGGTTTAAAAGGTATAAGTGATAGGAGAGAAAGAGAGTGGTTAGGTAAATGGATTATTAATTCTGCAGATTTAATTGCTTCGGGTGATGCTGATGCAAATGCAATTTTTGAAGAATACAACAAGGTTCCGATGCCTCCTCAGCCAGTGAGTGAAGATGATATTGATGCAATATTAGCATACATTAAAACTCCTCCAGTCAAACAAGATGTAGTTGCTGATGTTTCTACTGAAGAGGTTGTTGTAGAAGAGGATTCAAGTGTTTCGTTAATAGTTTTTGGGTCTGTCGCATTAATTTTATTGGTTTTATTAGTAATCTTAAATAAATCAAGAGTGTCTATTGCAAGATTAGCTGCAGAGAAAGAAGGTGTTTCTTTTGATGGTCCAGTATCGTTAATGGAAGCGTTTAGATTTACTTTAAGAAATAATAAAGGTTTAGTTGCTGCAATTGTTATTGTCTTGTTTTTTACTAGTTTAGTTAAATTAATGGATGGTGCATTTACAATAGGAGTTCATACTGGGTATAAGCCAGAGCAGCCAATTAAATTTTCTCACAAAATTCATGCAGGTGATGATAAAATAGATTGTAACTACTGCCACTCAAGTGCACGCCATAGTAAAACTTCAGGTATTCCTTCATTAAATGTATGTATGAACTGTCATAAGTATATTGATGGCTCTCATGGGAAAACCTTTTCTTATAATGGTGAAGAGTATTCTATGGAAGAAGAGATTAAGAAAATTTATAAAGCACTTGACTATGATACAGAAACTCAAACTTATGGAGATAATCCTACTCCTGTGAAATGGATTAAAGTTCATAATTTACCAGACCACGTTTTCTTTAGTCATCAACAACACGTTACTGTTGGTAATCAAAAATGTCAAACATGTCACGGACCAGTTGAAGAAATGGATGTTGTTGAACAATCTTCTCCATTGACTATGAAATGGTGTATTGAATGTCATGGTGAAACTGGAGTTGCAACTAAAGGAAATGGTTATTACGATGAAATGCATTCTAGAATGACAGAAGAATATAAAGATAAATGGCTAGGAGATGATAAACTTACAGTTGAAGAGATAGGTGGTTGGGAATGTGCTAAATGTCATTATTAA